The sequence below is a genomic window from Streptomyces sp. B21-105.
TCAGGCAGGCGACGAGGGTGCGTGCCTGCACGTTCACGTACTGGCTGTGCCGGAGCAGGGCGGTGAGCTGGCTCACCGTCGCCCAGGCGTGGCCGGGCGGCAGTGTGTCGGACGCCGCCGCGTCGGTCTCGGCGACGACGTAGCGGCTCACCGCGTTCAGGAAGCGGCCGCCCTCCTCGGCGTGCAGGGCGTCGTAGCGGATCCGCGGGGAGCCCGCGTCGGGGATGTGGTCGAGGAACGGCGAGGTCTCCTCCTCGAGTTCGCAGGCCGACATGCACTGGACTGTCGGGGCCAGTTCGACGCGGTCACCGAAGCCGCCCTCGGTCGCGGCGCGCACGAGGACATGGAGCACGCCGTCGAACTCCCTGACCAGGAAGGCGGACAGGCCCCGGCCGACGGGCTCGACGAGCGGCTGGGACCAGGACGAGACCTCCCGGCTGCCGGCCCGGACGTCGGCGGCGACCACCCGGAAGAGGCGGCCGTCGTCGCGGCTGATCTCCTTGTCGTCGCGGTGCCAGCCCGGCAGGGCGCCGAGCGGCAGCCGGCCGGTCTCGAGCGTGCAGTCGGTGCGCAGTCCGGTGAACCAGCTCAGCAGGTCGGCCGTGGTCGACAGCGCGCCGGCGTCGGCGTCGCGGGAGGCGGCCAGTGAGCGGCTGAACCGGTCGGCGGCCCCGGCCTCCGGCCCCACCGGGGGCAGGCACGCCAGTACCGTGCGCGAGTCCATGTTGATGAGGTTGTCCCTGGCCAGCAGGGCGTTGATCTGCCCGAGGGTCAGCCAGCAGAAGTCGTCGTCGAGCGGGACGACCTCGTCGTCGGCCGCCTCCACGAGCATGTTCCGGTTCCGTTTGCGGTAGAACCAGTCGCCGTGCTCGGACTGCAGCACGTCGGCGATCACCCGCGTCGGCCGCTGCCCCGTGAAGTACTCCAGGTACTTGACCTTCGCGCCCCGGTGCACCTGTGTGTAGTTGCTGCGGGTCGCCTGGACGGTCGGCGAGAGCATCAGCGGCTCCGGGTTGCCCGGTTCCATCTTGGCCTGCATCAGGAAATGCAGGACCCCGTCGAACTCCTTGACGAGAATCCCGAGGACGCCGACCTCGGGCTGGTTGATGATCGGCTGGAACCGGTCGGCGGATCCGGGGGCGCGCAGACAGAGGCCTTCCACGGAGAAGAACCTGCCGCTTTCGTGCACCAGGTTCCCGATGTCGTTCTCGAATTTCCAGCCGCGCAGTCCGGAGAACGGAATGCGTTCGACCGTGAAGTCATGCGCGTCCGCCCGTTCGGCCAGCCACGCGTCGAATTCGTCCATGTGCATCTGAACGCCCGCCGTCCGCTGGGCGGAGGCGGCGAGTCGGCTGGGAAGAACGAGGTCCTCCCGTTGCTTCAGCTTTTCCACACCCGACACACCCTCGCAGGCTAGGAGTCGTTGGGCGGTCCACGCTGGAGGGGGCCGCTCGATTTCCGCGGCAGCGCTGCTGGAGCTTGCTCGGAAGGTGGGTTTTCCAGGCGGCCGCGAGCACGATCCGAGTCGTCCGGAACAAATTCTCAGAGCACGCACAACCCTCCGACACGGGAGATGGAAATGGCGGAACTGACGATCGACCGGCTCAAGGACATTCTGCGGATCAGCGCGGGCGAGGACGAGTCGGAGCAGCTCGCCGGCGACATCGGCGGGACCACGTTCGGCGAGCTCGGCTACGACTCGCTGGCCCTGCTGGAGACGGCGGCCCTGATCAAGCGCGAGTACGGCGTCGACATCACCGACGACATCGAGCACCTGACCACGCCTCAGGCGGTCACGGACTTCGTGAACGGCAAGTCCCTCGCGTGAGGGGCTTCGACGGGACGGGACGGGAAGGAATCGGATGAGCGACAGGCGGGTAGCGTTCGTCACCGGAGCCAGCAGCGGCATCGGCCTCGCGGTGACCCGGACCCTCGCGGAGCAGGGGATGGCGGTGTACGGGTGCGCCCGGGACGCCGACAAGCTGGCCGAGACGCTGGAGAAGCTCACCGCGGAAGGGCTGGAGGTCGCCGGCGGGCCCTGCGACGTGACCTCCACCGAGGGTGTGCGTGCCGCCGTCGCCGCGGCCGTGGAGCGTTTCGGCCGCATCGACATCCTGGTCAACAACGCCGGCCGGGGCGGCGGCGGTGAGATCGCGCATCTCGACGAGCCGACCTGGCTCGACGTGATCGACACCAACCTGAACGGCGTCTTCCGGGTGACCAAGGAGGTGCTGGCATCCGGCCGGATGGGCGAGAACGGCTACGGGCGGATCGTCAGCATCGCCTCCACGGGGGGCAAGCAGGGCGTGATCTACGCGTCGCCCTACTCGGCCTCCAAGCACGGGGTGGTCGGCTTCACCAAGGCCGTCGGTCTCGAACTGGCGAAGTCGGGCATCACCGTCAACGCGGTGTGTCCCGGATACGTCGAGACGCCGATGGCCGAGCGGGTCAGGTCCGGGTACGCGGACTTCTGGGGCGTCTCGGAGCAGGACGTCCTGGAGAAGTTCAACGCCAAGATCCCGCTGGGCCGTTACTCGACCCCTCAGGAGGTCGCGGGCCTGGTCTCCTACCTGGTGACCGACACCGCGGCGTCCATCACGGCGCAGGCGATCAACGTCTGCGGCGGGCTGGGCAACTACTGAGGCGTACGGCCATCGCGCGGCAGACCTCACGAATGAGGCACGGCAGCCGCACCGCGTACGACCAGCGCACCGCGTACGACCACCGCACCGCGTACGACAACCGCACGACACAGCAGAGGGAGGGAGTGCCAGGGGCACCCCCTCCCTCAAGTCGTGTTCACCACTTGACGGGCAGTGACCACACCCCGTAGACGACGGAGCCCTCCTTGGTGCGGATGTCCTCGTAGGGCACCGCGAGCCGGAGGTCCGGGAAGCGCTCGAAGATCTTGGTGAGGGCGATCTCCAGCTCGACCCGGGCCAGGTCCGCGCCGATGCAGTAGTGCGCGCCGTGCCCGAAACCGAGGTGGCGCCG
It includes:
- a CDS encoding SDR family NAD(P)-dependent oxidoreductase, coding for MSDRRVAFVTGASSGIGLAVTRTLAEQGMAVYGCARDADKLAETLEKLTAEGLEVAGGPCDVTSTEGVRAAVAAAVERFGRIDILVNNAGRGGGGEIAHLDEPTWLDVIDTNLNGVFRVTKEVLASGRMGENGYGRIVSIASTGGKQGVIYASPYSASKHGVVGFTKAVGLELAKSGITVNAVCPGYVETPMAERVRSGYADFWGVSEQDVLEKFNAKIPLGRYSTPQEVAGLVSYLVTDTAASITAQAINVCGGLGNY
- a CDS encoding NDP-hexose 2,3-dehydratase family protein, with protein sequence MSGVEKLKQREDLVLPSRLAASAQRTAGVQMHMDEFDAWLAERADAHDFTVERIPFSGLRGWKFENDIGNLVHESGRFFSVEGLCLRAPGSADRFQPIINQPEVGVLGILVKEFDGVLHFLMQAKMEPGNPEPLMLSPTVQATRSNYTQVHRGAKVKYLEYFTGQRPTRVIADVLQSEHGDWFYRKRNRNMLVEAADDEVVPLDDDFCWLTLGQINALLARDNLINMDSRTVLACLPPVGPEAGAADRFSRSLAASRDADAGALSTTADLLSWFTGLRTDCTLETGRLPLGALPGWHRDDKEISRDDGRLFRVVAADVRAGSREVSSWSQPLVEPVGRGLSAFLVREFDGVLHVLVRAATEGGFGDRVELAPTVQCMSACELEEETSPFLDHIPDAGSPRIRYDALHAEEGGRFLNAVSRYVVAETDAAASDTLPPGHAWATVSQLTALLRHSQYVNVQARTLVACLNSLG
- a CDS encoding acyl carrier protein, producing MAELTIDRLKDILRISAGEDESEQLAGDIGGTTFGELGYDSLALLETAALIKREYGVDITDDIEHLTTPQAVTDFVNGKSLA